One Siniperca chuatsi isolate FFG_IHB_CAS linkage group LG8, ASM2008510v1, whole genome shotgun sequence DNA segment encodes these proteins:
- the LOC122880889 gene encoding uncharacterized protein LOC122880889, whose translation MILLWVTLLVLHQVYALVPVTTVQLGEPATFTCALPNIEISRIKLYWYKQRAGETLKLIVTVWKSAKPEYAPAFSVSRLDVNVSKNISNLTILRTIQEDEGMYHCAVLEWINITWTGTYLSLEGNNQRTSNYTVVQGPTVSDPDRPGDSTLQCSVLSDSDNKTCPGDHSVYWFRAGSDKSHPHIIYTDGNRHDECDKRSDSQKSCVYRFSKTVSSSDAGTYYCAVATCGEILFGDGTKLPIEQTASYEFIALVIAIVCLVISMIGNIVFICHRTPRGICEQFKESAASSASHDSSSQPVHDVIESDLNYAALHFTGRKATRGRKKKELNTEECVYSQVKH comes from the exons ATGATCCTGTTATGGGTTACGCTGCTTGTTCTTCATCAAGTAT atGCACTGGTTCCTGTGACCACAGTTCAACTTGGTGAACCTGCAACCTTCACGTGTGCTCTGCCAAATATTGAGATCAGCCGTATAAAACTCTACTGGTACAAGCAGCGTGCCGGGGAGACTCTGAAATTAATTGTGACAGTGTGGAAATCTGCAAAACCTGAGTATGCACCAGCGTTTTCTGTCTCAAGATTGGATGTAAACGTTTCTAAGAATATCAGCAACCTCACCATTCTGAGGACAATTCAAGAAGATGAGGGAATGTATCACTGTGCAGTCCTGGAGTGGATTAACATTACTTGGACGGGGACCTATTTGTCTTTAGAAG GAAACAATCAGAGGACATCAAACTATACTGTTGTTCAGGGGCCGACTGTATCTGATCCAGACCGTCCAGGAGACTCAACTCTCCAGTGTTCAGtcctctctgactctgacaACAAGACGTGTCCAGGAGATCACAGTGTGTACTGGTTCAGAGCCGGATCAGATAAATCTCATCCACACATCATCTACACTGATGGAAATAGACATGATGAATGTGACAAGAGATCTGACTCTCAGAAAAGCTGTGTTTATCGCTTCTCTAAGACCGTCAGCTCCTCTGATGCTGGAACGTACTACTGTGCTGTGGCCACATGTGGGGAGATATTATTTGGAGATGGAACTAAACTACCAATCG AGCAAACAGCAAGTTATGAATTTATTGCACTGGTGATAGCAATAGTCTGCTTGGTCATTTCTATGATtggaaatattgttttcatCTGTCACCGAACACCAAGAGGCATATGTGAACAATTTAAAG AAAGTGCCGCTTCATCAGCAAGTCATGACAGCTCGAGCCAACCAGTACATGATGTT ATTGAAAGTGATCTGAACTATGCTGCATTGCATTTCACTGGAAGGAAAGCTacaagaggaaggaagaagaaagagttgAACACTGAAGAATGTGTGTACTCTCAAGTTAAACATTGA